Proteins from a single region of Ananas comosus cultivar F153 unplaced genomic scaffold, ASM154086v1, whole genome shotgun sequence:
- the LOC109706288 gene encoding uncharacterized protein LOC109706288 has product MNPLKCAFGVYSGKFLGFIVRHRGIEIDPAKIKAIMELPPPKNLKQLRSFQGRLAYIRRFISNLSGRIKPFSKLVKKDTPFIWDDDCQTAFDDIKKYLLSPPVLAAPIHGRPLILYTVALEGSLGALLAQNNEEGKESVLYYLSRMLVGAENSYSPIEKHCLALIFAVKKLRHYMLEHKIHLISRVDPLKFLMTRPVLTGRLAKWAVILLEFDITYVPQKAIKGQALADFLAAHPIPDDSPLVCDLPDEHIMFIEEDQPYWKMYFDGASSIQPAFSPSIPQIKAGIGLIFITPEGGILRYSLALSEPRTNNEAEYEALIAGLEIAIQLNIQKLHIFGDSQLIINQVEGEFKVHKPELVECQTRVKYLMEKIPCVKIEKVSRAVNGKADALARLAKELADPTMDEVQITIRNRKILSPADLNPEKDTKEAEVATIDIEDDWREPFIDFLKYNKLPEEKSRQAQIKKRAMRYVFVNDQLYRRSYDQLWLKCLSPNEIKQVMHEVHSGVCGAHQSGPKMRLKIKHLGYYWPTMIQDCMMYARKCHQCQIHGDFIHRHPNPLHPTIASWPFDMWGTDVIGPINPPSSRGHKFILAATDYFSRWVEAIPLREVKADDVVKFFRENILYRFGVPRRIISDNGTAFRSFKVNRFATQHKIDWRYSSIYNMQG; this is encoded by the coding sequence ATGAACCCTCTCAAATGTGCATTTGGAGTTTATTCGGGCAAATTCCTCGGGTTTATTGTTAGACATAGAGGAATTGAAATCGACCCGGCAAAAATCAAGGCTATTATGGAATTGCCACCTCCAAAGAATTTGAAGCAATTAAGATCCTTTCAAGGAAGATTGGCCTATATCAGAAGGTTTATATCAAATCTATCTGGTAGAATTAAACCGTTTTCCAAATTGGTGAAAAAGGATACGCCTTTTATATGGGACGATGATTGTCAAACAGCATTTGAcgacattaaaaaatatttattaagtcCTCCAGTGCTTGCTGCCCCTATCCATGGTAGgccattaattttatatactgTTGCGCTTGAAGGATCGCTGGGTGCACTCCTTGCTCAAAATaatgaagaaggaaaggaaagtgTTTTATATTATCTCAGCAGGATGTTGGTGGGGGCAGAAAACTCCTACTCGCCAATTGAAAAGCACTGTCTAGCCCTTATATTTGCCGTTAAGAAATTAAGGCATTATATGTTGGAGCATAAAATCCACTTAATTTCGAGGGTGGACCCACTTAAATTCTTAATGACAAGACCAGTTTTGACTGGAAGGTTGGCAAAGTGGGCTGTTATACTGCTGGAATTTGACATCACTTATGTGCCACAGAAAGCCATCAAAGGTCAAGCACTTGCTGATTTCCTAGCTGCACACCCAATTCCAGATGACTCACCTTTGGTCTGCGATTTGCCCGATGAGCACATCATGTTTATTGAAGAAGACCAACCCTATTGGAAAATGTATTTTGATGGCGCGTCCTCAATTCAACCAGCTTTCAGCCCAAGTATTCCTCAAATTAAGGCCGGGATAGGGTTAATCTTTATAACACCTGAAGGAGGCATTTTAAGATACTCATTAGCCCTTTCTGAGCCCCGCACAAATAATGAGGCTGAATATGAAGCTCTTATTGCTGGTTTGGAAATTGCAATCCAGTTGAACATACAAAAATTGCATATCTTCGGAGACTCCCAATTAATCATCAACCAAGTTGAAGGAGAGTTTAAAGTACATAAACCTGAGCTGGTCGAATGTCAGACGAGGGTAAAATATCTTATGGAGAAAATTCCATgtgtaaaaatagaaaaagtatCCAGGGCTGTAAATGGAAAAGCCGATGCCCTAGCTAGATTGGCTAAAGAGCTTGCCGATCCCACTATGGATGAAGTCCAAATAACTATACGGAATCGGAAAATATTGTCCCCGGCTGACTTAAATCCAGAAAAAGATACGAAGGAAGCTGAAGTCGCAACTATCGATATAGAAGATGATTGGAGGGAACCTTTCATCGACtttctcaaatataataagttgCCAGAGGAAAAGTCGAGACAGGCACAAATTAAGAAAAGGGCAATGAGATATGTATTTGTTAATGATCAGCTTTATCGCAGATCTTATGATCAATTATGGCTTAAATGTTTATCTCCAAATGAGATTAAACAAGTCATGCATGAAGTTCATTCGGGTGTTTGCGGAGCGCACCAATCAGGGCCAAAAATGCGCCTCAAAATTAAACATTTgggatattattggccaacaATGATACAAGATTGTATGATGTATGCTAGAAAATGCCATCAATGTCAAATCCACGGTGACTTCATTCATCGACATCCAAACCCTTTGCATCCTACAATCGCCTCATGGCCATTTGATATGTGGGGAACAGATGTGATAGGACCTATCAATCCGCCATCTTCCAGGGGGCATAAATTCATTCTTGCTGCTACAGATTACTTTTCTAGATGGGTTGAGGCAATCCCACTAAGAGAAGTAAAAGCAGATGATGTTGTCAAATTTTTCAGAGAAAATATTCTATATCGATTCGGAGTTCCAAGGCGAATTATATCTGACAATGGAACTGCCTTCAGGAGTTTCAAAGTCAATAGATTTGCCACTCAACATAAAATTGATTGGAGATATTCttcaatatataatatgcaaGGCTAA
- the LOC109706289 gene encoding uncharacterized protein LOC109706289 yields the protein MGKTSEPLIHPDDKTLGVFRGLSLMRSPPIFGRSAEPAIPYETPMLKEWAIFKQKQLLGRFGVDYYAPDGDGDVILLPPLGPPKERDTLQSLGYKILNDHPGWCGMSRVFGDSIEVEGLIEWGNYTISHYTTQLRRAGILGGIVASRGKYSKNINIIKALVELWCSETNTFHLPYGEVGISLWEIRELSGLPIIGDMYDEYIPPNSELYNKNNYPNCVRELFDIYQWLMARSSNKRVRYDLWVNFFYTSCKKLNRSKSRNISNRELAPSYTEDTTRAAYISLWLCNFVMPSGLDHFIRPETFIMASKLALGERVALAPAILCAIHAGLSFMSDHPEGPAHPGPQFPVNFLYAWIGLHFEQTYSRKMISDNIKNIAGLRSPPQMIFFMDAAASPFNAKRARIHLRSSAHFVWRPLPYSYSFVNDGWFYDAKLAPGECKYPREVYEYIISIRQSVLPLRLGNKLHTAV from the coding sequence CGATATTTGGACGTTCCGCCGAACCCGCAATTCCTTATGAGACGCCTATGTTAAAAGAATGGGCGATATTTAAACAGAAACAGTTGTTGGGTCGTTTTGGGGTTGACTATTATGCTCCTGATGGTGACGGCGATGTTATATTATTGCCTCCATTAGGTCCTCCGAAAGAAAGAGACACGTTACAATCTCTCGGGTATAAAATACTTAATGATCACCCTGGATGGTGTGGAATGAGTAGAGTTTTTGGAGATAGCATTGAGGTAGAAGGTTTGATTGAATGGGGAAATTATACTATCTCTCATTATACTACTCAGTTACGTCGTGCTGGCATTTTGGGGGGTATCGTAGCTTCACGGGGGAAGTACAGTAAAAACATCAATATCATTAAGGCATTGGTGGAGCTATGGTGTTCGGAGACAAATACTTTTCATCTTCCATATGGTGAGGTTGGGATTTCTTTATGGGAAATtagagaacttagtgggcttccaaTTATCGGCGATATGTATGATGAGTATATCCCTCCAAATTCTGAActttataataaaaacaatTATCCCAATTGTGTTAGGGAGCTCTTTGATATTTATCAATGGCTTATGGCTCGATCTTCTAACAAGCGTGTGCGGTATGATTTATGGGTAAATTTCTTTTACACAAGCTGTAAGAAGTTGAATCGATCTAAGTCTCGGAATATAAGCAATAGAGAACTCGCTCCCTCATATACAGAAGATACGACTCGAGCGGCCTACATTTCCTTATGGCTATGCAACTTTGTAATGCCTTCTGGGTTAGATCATTTCATCAGGCCGGAGACATTTATTATGGCTTCTAAGCTAGCGTTAGGTGAGAGGGTTGCCTTAGCCCCTGCTATTCTTTGTGCTATTCATGCTGGCTTGTCTTTTATGAGTGACCACCCCGAAGGTCCTGCGCATCCTGGGCCTCAATTTCCTGTTAATTTTTTGTATGCGTGGATTGGTCTTCATTTTGAACAAACTTATTCTAGAAAGATGATCAGTGATAATATCAAGAACATTGCCGGCTTACGAAGCCCTCCtcaaatgatattttttatggATGCGGCGGCTTCTCCTTTTAATGCTAAGCGAGCACGGATTCATCTCAGATCGAGCGCCCATTTTGTGTGGCGTCCCCTGccatattcttattcttttgttAATGATGGTTGGTTTTATGATGCAAAATTGGCTCCAGGAGAGTGTAAGTATCCGAGAGAGGtctatgaatatataatttctatCAGACAGAGTGTGCTTCCACTTCGTTTGGGGAACAAATTGCACACAGCCGTATAA